One genomic region from Chlamydia poikilotherma encodes:
- the sctR gene encoding type III secretion system export apparatus subunit SctR: protein MRFIFRTFLCMFILSAPWCFADTYESSCSSRCNSPTSTELSIVAQQPEVKKTYPQPTFRERVTANDVLPQEHLSEGSFSDTYPDLTTQAIILIFLALSPFLVMLLTSYLKIIITLVLLRNALGVQQTPPSQVLNGIALILSIYVMFPTGVAMYNDARKEIQGNTIPRDLFSAEGAETVFVALNKSKEPLRSFLIRNTPKAQIQSFYKISQKTFPQEIREHMTASDFVIIIPAFIMGQIKNAFEIGVLIYLPFFVIDLVTANVLVAMQMMMLSPLSISLPLKLLLVVMVDGWTLLLQGLMISFK from the coding sequence ATGCGTTTCATTTTTCGTACTTTCCTTTGTATGTTTATCTTGAGCGCACCGTGGTGTTTTGCAGATACCTACGAGTCGTCTTGCTCTTCTCGTTGTAACTCCCCTACATCTACAGAATTATCAATAGTTGCTCAACAACCTGAGGTAAAAAAAACTTACCCTCAGCCGACTTTCCGAGAAAGAGTAACTGCTAATGATGTACTCCCTCAAGAACATCTTTCTGAAGGGAGTTTTTCGGATACATATCCCGATCTGACAACACAAGCAATTATCTTAATTTTCTTAGCGTTATCACCTTTCCTTGTGATGTTGCTAACATCATATTTAAAAATTATCATCACTCTTGTTCTATTAAGGAATGCTTTGGGTGTTCAACAAACACCGCCTAGCCAGGTCCTTAACGGTATAGCATTGATTCTTTCTATTTATGTGATGTTTCCTACGGGAGTTGCTATGTACAACGACGCTAGGAAAGAGATACAAGGAAATACTATTCCTAGAGATTTATTTTCTGCAGAAGGAGCTGAAACTGTTTTCGTAGCATTAAACAAATCTAAAGAGCCTTTGCGATCCTTTTTAATACGCAATACACCGAAAGCTCAGATCCAAAGTTTTTATAAGATTTCTCAAAAAACGTTTCCACAAGAGATCCGTGAGCATATGACAGCCTCGGATTTCGTGATTATTATTCCTGCTTTTATTATGGGGCAGATTAAAAATGCTTTTGAAATTGGCGTTCTAATTTACCTACCGTTTTTTGTGATTGATCTGGTCACAGCAAACGTTTTGGTAGCTATGCAAATGATGATGCTTTCTCCATTATCTATTTCGCTACCGTTAAAATTACTTCTTGTCGTGATGGTGGATGGTTGGACGTTATTACTTCAAGGTCTCATGATTAGCTTTAAATAG
- a CDS encoding DEAD/DEAH box helicase — protein sequence MVLNALAGFRQTAMDYLATNRQNIALDFSGDCYSIRIPDEDSPDGNWVSTLKFSGIDNLTFASCSCPDGDCCVHLMTAFFSAYDAHGWLPLHHKFDISFWYALFWKLFIEEAKLNAHGDRHYSITSSHATLEISALSPEAFTEWLAIIHQTPEPKTYTEKTFPQSVLYRIAKRFFFFSEAGARLDLIENSQGFPTHFAMQWEGISLKGEILDFATLEDLFPKINFSQTSLSGNYNDFSVTAVRVAPEESKIYFTITSIAQDYKNQPITTIGSVGYITGSQQVILTSQETFVSIYVISLLPENLKKQILSLLHYDSEERPIRYSIYFLRDSSISFSAYLDTPRDLENGKLIYPDFCYVPERGLFTVTGLLSSQISFVVKVDQVEEFLGNEGLLIREPGFEVFTDRVPEGQLTYNITQQGVLLFHYNTGDPAAIDIHYGPWTYYSGQGFFLQRKADLEIQDGLIVEANQIPSFIMKHEVVLRTIQNFFAPTPPLKNLFFEVHKETKGSGLYLKPIFQGLEEENCRLFGVFLYRENLGFNLLPTPLQSLCSLPKKIPPEQVPEFINQNFHNDKLVFADPQLCPPETFELVILAITRPHPSSPLHLHLELKTNIGSIPLGIVLQALRNKKAFAFTKAGFLNFQHCLFQFLKQFISAQKCLISENTVIATVTDIFKLDALAPLSTHEKVNASTSDLAFFSQLKAACLPPIPQSLFSTDHKLRPYQNSGLLWLWFLYNHRLSGLLCDEMGLGKTHQATALLDIVFQSAEPTERPKFLVVCPTSVLPHWEHTLATHLPTVSIFAFHGPNKPELLPPTDVIITSYGTLRQNYAKFYKISFTVTVFDEIHMAKNKNSQIHKILCRLDSQMKLGLTGTPIENNLLEFKGLLDIILPNYLPSDALFKKLFTKKNTAEIDDEIIPSQDLLLKLTRPFILRRTKKLVLPELPEKVESIIPCTLSPEQKKLYLSTLKREKAQIQQLESPEEQTVNYLHVFALLNHLKQICNHPAIFFKNPDKYREHESGKWEAFVRLLHESLSSGYKVVVFSQYIHMIRIIMLYLEEIGVKYASIQGKSLNRKEEIEYFTTDPECRVFVGSLLAAGTGINLTAGNVVIMYDRWWNPAKENQALDRVHRIGQKNTVFIYKLMTEDTLEERIHYLIEKKIRLLDKVISTQDSNILHMLNREDLITILSYKDERNGVDDPTNSIPDDTEESLL from the coding sequence CAAACAGCGATGGATTATCTCGCTACGAATCGCCAAAACATCGCTTTAGATTTTTCTGGAGATTGTTACAGCATCCGCATCCCTGATGAAGATTCTCCTGATGGGAATTGGGTCAGCACACTAAAATTTAGTGGTATTGACAATCTAACTTTTGCCTCTTGTAGCTGTCCTGATGGGGATTGTTGCGTTCATTTAATGACCGCATTTTTCTCAGCTTATGATGCTCATGGGTGGCTGCCTCTACATCATAAATTTGACATATCTTTTTGGTATGCTTTGTTTTGGAAGTTGTTTATAGAGGAAGCCAAACTAAATGCTCATGGTGATAGACACTATTCTATAACATCTTCTCATGCAACATTAGAGATTTCTGCGTTGTCTCCGGAAGCTTTTACAGAATGGTTGGCTATCATTCATCAAACTCCAGAACCTAAAACTTATACTGAAAAAACTTTCCCTCAGTCTGTTCTGTATCGCATAGCAAAACGCTTTTTCTTTTTTTCTGAAGCAGGTGCTCGCCTAGATCTTATTGAAAATAGCCAAGGATTTCCTACACATTTTGCAATGCAATGGGAAGGAATCTCTTTGAAAGGAGAAATTTTAGATTTTGCAACTTTAGAAGATCTATTCCCAAAGATTAATTTCTCTCAAACATCTCTTTCAGGGAATTATAATGATTTTTCTGTAACAGCAGTACGCGTTGCCCCCGAAGAATCTAAAATATACTTCACTATCACATCTATCGCACAAGACTATAAAAATCAGCCTATAACTACAATTGGTTCCGTTGGTTATATAACAGGCTCCCAACAAGTTATCCTTACTTCCCAAGAAACCTTCGTTTCTATTTATGTTATATCCTTACTTCCTGAAAATCTGAAAAAACAAATATTATCCTTACTGCACTATGATTCTGAAGAACGCCCAATCCGTTACTCTATTTATTTTTTAAGGGATTCTTCTATTTCTTTTTCAGCATATCTAGATACCCCTAGGGACCTGGAGAACGGAAAATTAATTTATCCCGACTTTTGTTATGTTCCCGAAAGAGGATTATTTACAGTAACAGGATTACTCTCTTCTCAAATCTCATTCGTTGTTAAAGTAGATCAGGTGGAGGAGTTTTTAGGTAATGAGGGTTTATTAATTCGTGAGCCAGGATTTGAAGTATTCACAGATCGTGTTCCCGAGGGTCAATTAACGTATAATATTACACAACAAGGTGTTTTACTATTCCATTACAACACTGGTGATCCTGCAGCTATAGATATTCACTATGGTCCTTGGACATATTATTCTGGACAAGGATTCTTCCTACAAAGAAAAGCTGATCTAGAAATTCAGGATGGTTTGATTGTAGAAGCTAATCAAATTCCTAGTTTCATTATGAAACACGAAGTCGTTTTAAGAACGATCCAGAATTTCTTTGCTCCCACACCACCTCTGAAGAATCTTTTCTTCGAAGTACACAAAGAAACGAAAGGCTCGGGATTATATTTAAAACCTATATTTCAAGGTTTAGAAGAAGAAAATTGCCGACTATTTGGAGTGTTTCTTTATCGAGAAAATCTTGGATTTAACTTGCTCCCCACTCCTTTACAATCATTATGCTCCCTACCTAAAAAAATTCCTCCTGAGCAAGTTCCAGAGTTTATAAATCAAAACTTCCATAATGATAAGCTTGTTTTTGCAGATCCACAGCTTTGCCCTCCGGAAACATTCGAGCTTGTCATATTAGCTATAACACGCCCCCACCCGTCATCACCTTTACATCTACATTTAGAACTTAAAACAAACATCGGTTCTATACCATTAGGAATTGTGCTACAAGCATTGAGAAACAAAAAAGCTTTCGCTTTTACTAAAGCTGGATTTTTAAATTTTCAGCACTGCCTATTCCAATTCTTAAAACAATTCATCTCTGCTCAAAAATGTCTAATTTCTGAAAATACTGTAATTGCTACGGTTACTGATATTTTCAAATTAGATGCTTTAGCACCACTGTCTACTCATGAAAAAGTTAACGCAAGTACATCCGATCTAGCGTTTTTCTCTCAGCTTAAAGCAGCTTGTTTGCCGCCTATCCCACAAAGTCTATTTTCTACAGACCATAAATTACGCCCGTATCAAAATAGCGGCTTATTATGGTTATGGTTCTTGTATAACCATCGTTTATCTGGACTACTTTGTGACGAGATGGGGTTAGGGAAAACTCACCAAGCTACAGCATTATTAGATATTGTTTTCCAATCTGCAGAACCTACAGAACGACCTAAGTTCCTTGTTGTTTGTCCAACCAGCGTATTGCCTCATTGGGAACACACATTAGCAACACATCTGCCTACAGTAAGTATTTTTGCTTTTCATGGTCCTAATAAACCAGAACTCCTCCCCCCTACTGACGTAATTATTACTTCATATGGAACCCTAAGACAAAATTACGCTAAGTTTTACAAGATTTCATTCACGGTAACGGTATTTGATGAAATCCATATGGCAAAAAATAAAAATAGCCAAATTCATAAAATCCTCTGTAGATTAGATTCTCAAATGAAATTGGGATTAACAGGGACTCCTATAGAAAATAACCTTCTTGAATTCAAAGGTCTTTTAGACATTATCCTTCCTAATTATCTCCCGTCAGACGCTTTATTTAAGAAGCTATTTACGAAAAAAAATACTGCGGAAATAGATGATGAGATTATTCCATCACAAGATCTATTACTCAAATTAACTCGGCCCTTCATCTTAAGAAGAACAAAAAAACTTGTTCTTCCAGAACTTCCTGAAAAAGTAGAGTCGATAATTCCTTGTACCTTATCTCCAGAACAGAAAAAGCTCTATCTATCTACATTAAAAAGAGAAAAAGCGCAGATTCAACAATTGGAATCTCCGGAAGAACAGACAGTCAACTATCTCCATGTATTTGCCTTATTGAATCATCTCAAACAAATCTGCAACCATCCAGCAATCTTCTTTAAAAATCCTGACAAATACCGAGAACACGAATCTGGAAAATGGGAAGCTTTTGTTCGACTTCTTCATGAGTCATTGTCCTCAGGATATAAGGTTGTTGTCTTCTCACAATACATTCATATGATTCGTATTATTATGTTATATCTAGAAGAGATTGGCGTAAAATATGCCTCTATTCAAGGAAAATCCTTAAATAGAAAAGAAGAGATAGAATATTTTACTACAGATCCTGAATGTCGTGTATTCGTAGGTTCATTACTCGCTGCGGGAACAGGAATTAACCTTACTGCCGGTAACGTTGTAATCATGTACGATCGCTGGTGGAATCCAGCTAAAGAAAATCAAGCTTTGGACCGTGTTCATAGAATAGGGCAAAAAAATACCGTATTTATATATAAACTCATGACAGAGGACACGTTAGAAGAACGTATCCACTACCTGATTGAAAAGAAAATCCGCTTACTAGATAAAGTTATCTCGACCCAAGATTCTAATATTCTCCATATGTTAAATAGAGAAGATTTGATCACGATTCTATCGTATAAAGATGAACGCAACGGAGTGGATGACCCAACAAATAGCATTCCCGATGATACGGAAGAGTCTCTTCTTTAA
- a CDS encoding EscT/YscT/HrcT family type III secretion system export apparatus protein, with protein sequence MAISLPELVSVFGSSYLDYILQKPPAYVWSVFLLLLSRLLPIFAIVPFLGGKLFPAPIKIGIALSWVAIIFPKVLMSTHIANYLDDDVFYILIVKELCIGTLIGFILSFPFYAAQSAGSFITNQQGIQGLEGATSLISIEQTSPHGIFYHYFVTIVFWLAGGHRIVLTILLQSLEIIPIHKFLPMEMMSLDAPIWITLIKMCQLCLVMTIQLSAPAAVAMLMSDLFLGIINRMAPQVQVIYLLSALKAFMGLLFLTLAWWFIVKQIDYFTLAWFKEAPIMLLGSSPKVL encoded by the coding sequence ATGGCAATCTCTTTACCAGAGCTTGTTTCTGTTTTTGGTTCTTCATATCTTGATTATATTTTGCAAAAGCCTCCTGCCTATGTTTGGAGCGTTTTTTTGCTTCTTTTATCTCGATTACTTCCCATATTTGCTATTGTTCCCTTCCTGGGAGGTAAGTTATTCCCAGCACCTATTAAAATAGGTATTGCGCTCTCTTGGGTGGCTATTATTTTTCCTAAGGTATTGATGAGCACCCATATTGCAAACTATCTAGATGATGACGTGTTCTATATCCTCATTGTCAAAGAGCTCTGCATAGGCACGTTAATTGGTTTCATCTTATCTTTTCCTTTCTATGCCGCCCAATCTGCAGGATCGTTTATTACCAACCAACAGGGTATTCAAGGTTTAGAAGGAGCAACATCACTGATTTCCATTGAGCAAACTTCTCCTCATGGAATCTTCTATCATTACTTTGTAACTATAGTTTTCTGGCTTGCTGGAGGACATAGGATTGTTTTAACAATCTTACTACAGTCTCTGGAAATAATTCCTATTCATAAGTTTCTCCCTATGGAGATGATGTCCTTAGATGCGCCGATTTGGATTACGCTAATCAAAATGTGTCAGCTATGTCTTGTTATGACTATCCAACTTAGTGCCCCAGCAGCAGTAGCCATGCTCATGTCCGATCTATTCTTAGGAATTATCAATAGGATGGCTCCACAGGTTCAGGTTATTTATCTTCTTTCTGCTTTGAAAGCCTTCATGGGTCTATTATTCTTAACTCTTGCTTGGTGGTTCATAGTCAAGCAAATCGACTATTTCACTTTAGCGTGGTTTAAGGAAGCTCCCATCATGCTTTTAGGATCGAGCCCTAAAGTTCTATAG
- the lipA gene encoding lipoyl synthase has translation MNEVPDETHKPQQGKRFAERLPKWLRQVLPKGSVFVHTDATIKRTGMATVCEEALCPNRTSCWSRKTATYLALGEACTRRCGFCNIDFTKKPISPDPEEPQKIAESAKVLQLKHIVLTMVARDDLEDGGASCLVRIIDTLHQEIPESTVEMLASDFQGNVDALHRLLDSRLTIYNHNVETVERLTPVVRHKATYRRSLFMLEQAALYLPDLKIKSGIMVGLGEQESEVKQTLKDLANHGVKIVTIGQYLRPSRLHIPVKSYVSPETFDYYRTMGESLGLFVYAGPFVRSSFNADIVLHDLENKQSEVAKSPN, from the coding sequence ATGAATGAAGTTCCCGATGAAACACACAAACCTCAACAAGGTAAACGTTTCGCCGAACGTCTTCCTAAATGGCTAAGGCAAGTTTTACCTAAAGGTTCTGTCTTTGTCCATACGGATGCAACTATAAAGCGTACGGGAATGGCTACAGTATGTGAAGAGGCCTTATGCCCTAACCGTACAAGCTGCTGGTCAAGAAAGACAGCAACATACCTAGCTTTAGGAGAGGCATGCACTAGACGCTGCGGATTCTGTAATATTGACTTTACGAAAAAACCCATATCTCCTGATCCCGAGGAGCCTCAAAAAATTGCAGAATCAGCAAAAGTTCTTCAGCTTAAGCACATTGTTTTAACTATGGTAGCTCGCGATGATTTAGAGGACGGTGGGGCAAGTTGCTTAGTTCGTATTATTGACACTCTACATCAGGAGATCCCAGAGTCTACTGTAGAAATGCTAGCCTCAGATTTTCAAGGAAATGTTGATGCTCTACACAGATTGTTAGATTCAAGATTAACTATTTATAATCATAACGTGGAAACCGTTGAACGGTTAACTCCGGTAGTACGGCATAAAGCAACATATCGCAGATCTTTATTTATGTTGGAGCAAGCAGCTTTATATCTCCCCGATCTTAAAATCAAATCAGGAATTATGGTCGGACTTGGAGAGCAAGAAAGTGAAGTAAAACAAACATTAAAAGATCTTGCAAATCATGGAGTAAAAATCGTCACTATAGGGCAATACCTACGTCCTTCTAGATTACATATACCAGTAAAAAGCTATGTCTCTCCCGAAACTTTTGATTACTACCGTACAATGGGAGAGTCTTTAGGACTCTTTGTTTATGCAGGACCTTTCGTTCGCTCTAGCTTCAATGCTGATATCGTTTTACATGACCTCGAAAATAAACAATCTGAAGTAGCAAAAAGTCCGAACTAA
- the lpdA gene encoding dihydrolipoyl dehydrogenase, which yields MSTDFDCVVIGAGPGGYVAAITAAQQGLKTALIEEQQAGGTCLNRGCIPSKALLVGAGIVSQIKHAKQFGINIDGYSIDYPAMVQRKNTVINGIRQGLEGLIRSNKITVFNGRGSLISSTEVRVKGQDTTVLKAKHIIIATGSESRPFPGVPFSSRVLCSTGILNLSELPRKLAIIGGGVIGCEFASLFNTLGVEITIIEVADQILSVNNADISRTMLDKFSRQGIRVITKASIGHLEDLSDRVKITVNDQAEEYDYVLVAIGRQFNTTNIGLDNAGVIADERGIIPVDETMRTNVTNIFAIGDITGKWLLAHVASHQGIVAGRNAAGHNEVMDYSAVPAVIFTFPEVAMVGLSLEAAQQQSIPAKLTKFPFKAIGKAVAMAEADGFAAIISHETTQQILGAYVVGPHAASLIAEMTLAVRNELTLPCIYETIHAHPTLAEVWAESALLATNHPLHLPPPKL from the coding sequence ATGAGTACAGATTTTGACTGTGTTGTTATTGGTGCTGGACCTGGGGGTTACGTTGCAGCAATTACTGCAGCGCAACAAGGATTAAAGACTGCGCTGATCGAAGAACAACAAGCCGGAGGCACATGTTTAAATCGTGGCTGTATTCCCTCTAAAGCTCTATTAGTGGGCGCGGGTATTGTTTCCCAAATTAAACATGCCAAGCAATTCGGGATAAACATTGACGGTTATTCTATAGATTATCCTGCAATGGTCCAAAGAAAAAATACTGTCATTAATGGCATACGTCAGGGATTAGAGGGTTTGATACGCAGTAATAAAATTACTGTCTTCAATGGCCGAGGATCTTTAATTTCATCCACTGAGGTAAGAGTTAAAGGTCAAGATACCACAGTTCTCAAAGCTAAACATATTATCATAGCTACAGGATCAGAATCACGTCCTTTCCCAGGAGTTCCTTTCTCATCCCGCGTCTTATGCTCAACGGGCATTTTAAACCTCTCAGAACTTCCTAGAAAGCTCGCTATTATCGGCGGTGGCGTTATTGGTTGTGAATTTGCTTCTCTGTTCAATACTTTAGGAGTAGAAATCACTATCATAGAAGTCGCTGATCAAATTCTTTCCGTAAACAATGCTGACATTTCTAGAACGATGTTGGATAAGTTTTCACGCCAAGGAATTCGCGTGATTACTAAAGCATCCATTGGACATTTAGAAGATCTTAGTGACCGAGTAAAAATCACTGTGAATGATCAGGCAGAAGAATACGACTATGTTCTAGTTGCCATTGGACGTCAATTCAACACTACCAACATTGGGTTGGACAATGCTGGAGTGATTGCCGATGAGCGTGGTATTATCCCTGTAGATGAGACTATGAGAACCAACGTTACGAATATTTTTGCTATTGGAGATATCACAGGAAAATGGTTACTTGCTCACGTTGCTTCCCATCAGGGAATTGTTGCAGGTAGAAATGCTGCGGGTCATAACGAAGTTATGGATTATTCAGCAGTACCCGCAGTAATTTTTACCTTCCCAGAAGTTGCTATGGTAGGTCTTTCTTTAGAAGCCGCTCAACAACAAAGTATTCCTGCGAAACTCACTAAGTTTCCTTTTAAAGCTATTGGCAAGGCTGTAGCTATGGCAGAAGCCGATGGATTTGCAGCTATTATTAGCCATGAAACTACACAACAGATTCTCGGTGCTTATGTGGTAGGTCCTCATGCAGCATCATTAATTGCAGAAATGACATTGGCAGTACGTAATGAGCTAACTCTACCTTGTATCTATGAAACTATACATGCTCACCCAACTCTTGCTGAAGTCTGGGCAGAAAGTGCTCTATTAGCAACAAACCATCCTCTACACTTACCTCCGCCAAAACTATGA
- the sctJ gene encoding type III secretion system inner membrane ring lipoprotein SctJ has protein sequence MFRSSISWCLFFVMTLFCCTSCSSRSLIVHGLPGREANEIVVLLVSKGVAAQKQPQAAASTGGAAAEQLWDIAVPAAQITEALAILNQAGLPRMKGTSLLDLFAKQGLVPSEMQEKIRYQEGLSEQMASTIRKMDGIVDASVQISFTTETEDNLPLTASVYIKHRGVLDNPNSIMVSKIKRLVASAVPGLSTENVSVISDRASYSDITINGPWGLSDEIDYVSVWGIILAKSSLGKFRLIFYFLILTLFVISCGLLWVIWKTHTLILSLGGAKGFFDPSPYSKVAVEVKKPEEGTGEKKEGQATQPNQEEAEGPKDNAPEASEGNEENEDV, from the coding sequence ATGTTTCGTAGTTCTATTTCTTGGTGCTTATTCTTTGTAATGACCTTATTTTGCTGTACAAGTTGCAGCAGCAGATCGCTAATCGTTCATGGGCTTCCAGGAAGAGAAGCTAATGAGATTGTCGTTCTTCTTGTTAGCAAAGGAGTCGCTGCACAAAAGCAACCACAAGCTGCAGCTTCTACAGGGGGAGCCGCTGCCGAACAACTATGGGATATTGCTGTTCCCGCTGCGCAAATTACTGAAGCTTTAGCAATTTTAAATCAAGCTGGTCTTCCTCGGATGAAGGGGACGAGCCTCTTAGATCTATTCGCAAAGCAAGGTCTTGTTCCATCAGAAATGCAAGAAAAGATCCGTTATCAAGAAGGTCTTTCGGAGCAGATGGCTTCTACTATTAGAAAGATGGATGGAATTGTAGATGCTAGCGTACAAATTTCTTTCACAACAGAAACTGAAGACAATCTTCCTTTAACAGCGTCCGTCTACATCAAACATCGTGGAGTTTTAGATAATCCAAATAGCATCATGGTTTCTAAAATTAAACGCTTAGTTGCCAGTGCTGTTCCAGGTCTTTCTACAGAAAACGTTTCCGTTATTAGTGATCGCGCTTCTTATAGTGATATTACTATTAATGGTCCTTGGGGACTATCCGATGAAATCGATTATGTCTCCGTATGGGGAATCATCTTAGCGAAATCTTCATTAGGTAAATTCCGTCTCATCTTTTATTTCTTAATACTTACCTTATTCGTTATCTCTTGTGGGTTACTTTGGGTAATTTGGAAAACACATACATTGATTCTTTCCTTAGGTGGAGCTAAAGGTTTCTTCGATCCCTCTCCATATTCTAAAGTTGCTGTAGAAGTTAAGAAACCTGAAGAAGGTACTGGAGAGAAAAAAGAAGGACAAGCAACGCAACCTAATCAAGAGGAAGCGGAAGGTCCTAAAGACAATGCGCCAGAGGCATCAGAAGGAAACGAAGAAAATGAGGATGTCTAG
- a CDS encoding phage holin family protein has product MPFAKEAEMQRTCWKCEGSVSMHMPQCPYCSAFLQDPPVASGGFSSCHISFPEGSTKGESEDLFAVSSEDWEAVLSDQNTFQKPTEQSEADWNWLQHWPLVALFLGAGFLAFALIILLFATDAGLTLTWPKNRAYIYGIVGAVFAYRGYLKLSE; this is encoded by the coding sequence ATGCCATTTGCTAAAGAAGCAGAGATGCAGCGCACATGTTGGAAGTGCGAAGGTAGCGTATCTATGCATATGCCGCAATGCCCCTATTGTAGTGCATTTCTTCAAGACCCTCCGGTAGCTTCGGGAGGATTCTCCTCATGCCATATTTCTTTCCCAGAAGGCTCCACAAAGGGAGAATCTGAAGATCTTTTTGCTGTTTCTTCAGAGGATTGGGAAGCTGTTCTTAGTGATCAAAATACTTTCCAAAAACCCACCGAACAATCTGAAGCTGATTGGAATTGGTTACAGCATTGGCCACTTGTTGCCTTATTTTTAGGCGCAGGATTTTTAGCTTTTGCTTTGATTATTCTCTTGTTTGCTACAGATGCTGGGTTGACGTTGACATGGCCTAAAAACCGAGCCTACATTTACGGTATTGTCGGTGCTGTGTTTGCTTATCGCGGCTACTTGAAACTTTCGGAATAA
- the sctS gene encoding type III secretion system export apparatus subunit SctS, translating to MITLAASFKSMLFEYSYQSLLLILIISAPPIILASIVGIMVAIFQAATQIQEQTFAFAIKLVVIFGTLMISGGWLSNMIFRFASQIFQNFYKWK from the coding sequence GTGATAACACTTGCAGCAAGTTTTAAATCTATGCTCTTTGAGTATTCATATCAGTCATTGTTACTGATTTTGATTATCTCTGCGCCTCCTATTATCCTTGCCTCTATTGTTGGTATCATGGTCGCAATTTTCCAAGCCGCAACGCAAATCCAAGAGCAAACATTCGCTTTTGCTATTAAACTCGTTGTTATTTTTGGTACCTTGATGATTTCCGGAGGATGGTTAAGCAATATGATTTTCCGTTTTGCTTCTCAGATCTTCCAAAACTTTTATAAATGGAAATAA
- a CDS encoding HrpE/YscL family type III secretion apparatus protein, with amino-acid sequence MKFFSLIFKHDEVAPNKKILSPEAFSALLDAKELLDKTKEDSESYTNETKQECEVLRKEAKDQGFKEGSEQWSSQLAYLEKETHDLRNKVKEALVPLAIASVKKILGKELEIHPEAIVSIIAKALKELTQHKKIIIHVNPKDLPIVEQNRPELKKIVEYADSLIIAPKADVTQGGCVIETEAGIVNAQLDVQLAALEKAFSTILKQQNPVDEPQPKQQAPADETQGKQK; translated from the coding sequence ATGAAGTTTTTTAGTTTAATTTTTAAACATGATGAAGTCGCACCGAATAAAAAAATCCTTTCTCCTGAGGCTTTTTCAGCTCTGCTTGATGCTAAAGAACTCCTAGACAAAACAAAAGAAGATAGCGAATCTTACACTAATGAAACAAAACAAGAGTGTGAAGTACTTCGTAAAGAAGCTAAAGATCAAGGATTCAAAGAAGGCAGTGAACAATGGAGTTCTCAGCTTGCTTATTTAGAAAAAGAAACCCATGATCTTCGTAATAAAGTTAAGGAAGCACTGGTTCCTTTAGCAATTGCTAGTGTGAAAAAGATTCTCGGTAAAGAATTAGAAATTCATCCTGAAGCGATAGTTTCTATCATTGCCAAAGCATTAAAAGAACTTACACAACATAAAAAAATTATTATTCACGTAAATCCAAAAGATCTTCCAATTGTTGAGCAAAATCGTCCTGAGTTGAAGAAAATTGTCGAGTATGCTGACTCTCTAATCATTGCCCCTAAAGCTGATGTTACCCAAGGGGGTTGTGTTATAGAGACAGAAGCTGGTATTGTAAACGCTCAATTGGATGTACAATTAGCTGCTTTAGAAAAAGCGTTCTCTACTATACTAAAACAACAAAATCCTGTAGATGAACCTCAACCTAAGCAACAAGCACCTGCAGATGAAACTCAGGGCAAGCAAAAATAA